Proteins encoded in a region of the Gammaproteobacteria bacterium genome:
- a CDS encoding IS3 family transposase (programmed frameshift): MKKGTRYSPEYRERAVRMLFEQQDQHSSQWAAINSIAAKVGCTPETLRKWVKQAEIDQGKRDGLTSADRDRLKELERENRELKQANEILRKASAFFGPGGARPPTKEMIAFVDAHKEQYGIEPMCKQLPIAVSTYYEHKDRESDPDKESNRSIRDRHLKPEIQRVWDENQQVYGVRKVWRQMKREGFVIARCTVDRLMKQLGIQGVSRGGAKCWTTISDDSQDRPSDLVNRQFVAERPNQLWVADITFVATWSGFVYVAFVVDVYARAIVGWKVSRSLKTELVLDALEQAIWARKEIDNLIHHSDRGSQYLSIRYSDRLAEAGIESSVGSVGDSYDNALAETINGLYKTEVIRNPKRGPWKTIDDVEYATLEWVEWFNNRRLLEPIGNIPPAEYEKQYYDKIEESAMAA; encoded by the exons ATGAAGAAAGGAACAAGATATTCACCAGAGTATCGAGAGCGCGCTGTCAGGATGCTGTTTGAACAGCAGGATCAACACAGCTCGCAATGGGCAGCGATTAATTCAATAGCCGCAAAGGTTGGTTGTACGCCTGAGACGTTACGTAAGTGGGTCAAGCAGGCAGAGATCGATCAAGGCAAGCGAGACGGCTTAACTAGCGCAGATCGAGATCGGCTTAAGGAGTTGGAACGGGAAAACCGAGAGCTTAAGCAAGCCAACGAGATTTTGCGCAAGGCATCAGCTTTTTTCG GCCCAGGCGGAGCTCGACCGCCGACCAAAGAAATGATTGCCTTTGTCGATGCTCACAAAGAACAGTACGGAATCGAGCCAATGTGTAAGCAGTTGCCGATAGCTGTCTCAACTTACTATGAGCATAAAGACCGGGAATCTGATCCAGACAAAGAATCCAACCGATCAATACGTGACCGTCACCTTAAGCCTGAGATCCAGCGTGTGTGGGACGAGAACCAGCAAGTGTATGGTGTCAGAAAGGTCTGGCGGCAAATGAAGCGCGAGGGTTTTGTCATTGCTCGCTGCACGGTAGATCGGCTGATGAAACAGCTTGGCATCCAGGGTGTAAGTCGAGGTGGTGCCAAGTGCTGGACGACTATCAGCGATGACAGCCAGGACCGGCCCTCTGACCTGGTAAACCGTCAGTTCGTTGCTGAGCGGCCTAACCAGCTTTGGGTAGCGGACATTACGTTCGTAGCCACCTGGTCAGGGTTTGTCTATGTGGCGTTCGTGGTAGATGTCTATGCACGCGCTATCGTCGGCTGGAAGGTAAGCCGATCACTTAAAACAGAACTGGTACTGGATGCCCTGGAACAAGCGATCTGGGCCAGGAAGGAGATCGACAACCTGATCCACCACAGCGACCGGGGCAGCCAGTACCTGTCGATCCGTTACAGCGACCGCTTGGCCGAAGCCGGCATCGAATCTTCCGTAGGCTCTGTGGGCGATTCCTATGATAACGCTCTGGCCGAAACGATCAACGGCCTCTACAAGACCGAGGTCATTCGCAATCCAAAGCGTGGGCCCTGGAAGACAATTGACGATGTTGAATACGCTACCCTGGAATGGGTGGAGTGGTTTAACAACAGGCGGCTGCTGGAACCGATAGGAAATATTCCACCGGCTGAATATGAAAAGCAGTATTATGACAAAATTGAAGAGTCTGCGATGGCGGCATGA
- a CDS encoding YdeI/OmpD-associated family protein: MAKRLSGGLVHDMPDDLLDALIETKETTSLWESLTPIGRNEFICWVEDAKQDKTRARRIRRTVEELAEGQKRPCCWAGCIHRTDKKPSKWQQAVLIEKKPRPK; the protein is encoded by the coding sequence ATGGCAAAAAGACTTTCCGGCGGGCTGGTGCACGACATGCCTGATGACTTGCTCGACGCGCTCATCGAGACGAAAGAGACCACGAGTCTCTGGGAAAGCCTGACACCGATCGGGCGCAATGAGTTTATTTGTTGGGTTGAAGACGCAAAGCAAGACAAAACACGGGCACGGCGAATTCGGCGTACAGTCGAAGAACTTGCTGAAGGCCAAAAGCGTCCATGCTGCTGGGCAGGCTGCATTCACCGCACCGACAAGAAGCCTAGCAAATGGCAGCAAGCTGTCCTAATTGAAAAGAAACCTAGGCCGAAGTAG